The window ATAAGTCTATGGTTGAGGATGGCGCGCAGGACGGACCGACCCTCCTGCGAGGAACATGGAAAACCGTCGGCATAAAGTCGACGGTTATAATAAAAATTATCGATGCGGCAGTTCGAGTAATGAAGCGATGTAGTCAGCATCCGCAGGAACAACCACCGACCGATTAGCGACGGAAAGAGCGGTTGTAGGATCTTTCAACCCATCTCCCGTAAGTGTGCATACCACGATATCACCATCAGGCACGCGCCCTTCTCGCCACGCTTTCAAGAATCCCGCAACTGGCGCGGCAGAAGCCGGCTCCACAAAAATTCCTTCTTGTGTAGCAAGCAATTTATAAGCATACAAAATTTCTTCGTCAGTTACTTTGTCAATTAACCCTTTTGATTCCCGCACAACTCTCGTGGCATCTTCCCACCGAGCGGGATTTCCAATACGAATTGCTGTTGCAACCGTTTCGGGGTGTTCAATAATATGCCCTTCAACAATCGGAGCAGCGCCCGCTGCCTGGTAACCCATCATGCGCGGTAAAACACCCATTAAAGAAACCGACGACGCCCCCAAAAATACGCGAAAGCCAGCATGGTGTCCTATGACCAACCAATTTAGATATTCTTTGTATCCACTCCAATACGCAGTAATATTGCCGGCGTTACCAACGGGAATGAAATGAAAATCTGGAAATCGCCTGCCTAATTGCTCCACAACTTCAATTGAAGCGGTTTTTTGCCCTTCCAGACGATAAGAATTTATAGAATTAACGAGTGTCGCCTGATACTGATTCGCAAGCCTGCGTACTACAACAAGAGCATCATCAAAACTTCCCTCAACCTCAACCAGGCTTGCGCCAAACATCAGTGCCTGTGCCAACTTACCAGGCGCAACATTTCCATGCGGCAAAATAACGATTGCTTTAATGCCTGCGCGCGCGGCATATGCCGCTGCCGAAGCAGAGGTGTTGCCAGTTGAAGCGCAAACAATTGCCTGACTCCCAGATTCTAGGGCCTTAGCAACGGCAACAACCATTCCTCTATCCTTGAAAGAACCAGTAGGATTCTTTCCTTCCAGTTTAAAATAG of the Candidatus Spechtbacteria bacterium genome contains:
- a CDS encoding threonine synthase, which encodes MKQWRGILKEFAPFLPITKLTPAITLNEGNTPLVRAMRIPASIGFHGELYFKLEGKNPTGSFKDRGMVVAVAKALESGSQAIVCASTGNTSASAAAYAARAGIKAIVILPHGNVAPGKLAQALMFGASLVEVEGSFDDALVVVRRLANQYQATLVNSINSYRLEGQKTASIEVVEQLGRRFPDFHFIPVGNAGNITAYWSGYKEYLNWLVIGHHAGFRVFLGASSVSLMGVLPRMMGYQAAGAAPIVEGHIIEHPETVATAIRIGNPARWEDATRVVRESKGLIDKVTDEEILYAYKLLATQEGIFVEPASAAPVAGFLKAWREGRVPDGDIVVCTLTGDGLKDPTTALSVANRSVVVPADADYIASLLELPHR